The genomic region AATAACAACAAAAATAGTGTATATTCTCACCTCAAAATCTGCAAAATTTGTAATATGATCTGCTTTGTCGAAATAATGCATAACTGCCCATGAAAAGATTATAACAGACAACACTAAGCTTCTTGGAAGTTTGTTGACTTCCCCTAACTCCTTAAGTTGTTTCAAGATATCCCCCCCTCCTCCTTACGCCAAACTAAAATGAGATTAAAAACACTATTCAGTAAAATAACCTATTTAAGTAATATAGGGGTCTACCATGGAAATATGAGATAGACCCCTAATATATTACGTATAAATTTGTGATTAAAGGGGTCTGATTCTTTAAAAAATTGAGTCACACCCCTTTAAATTATAATATAAACTGATATAATGATTAGCAAACGAGGGTGTGGCTCGCGGGGTCAGTTGCTCAGAAATGAGTTAACTCAGTCCTGAAATGCCGCCCTCGTTTTTGTTGTGTCCGTAACGTTGACCGGGATGATGCCGTCCTACGGGAAGTGGCTCTGCTAGTAGACGTAACGTTGGATTACAACTTTAATTGGGTGCAAATAAAAAATAGGAGGGAGAATGATGCAAGGTCAGCAGATGATAGTTGGTGTAGACGTAGGTTATTACAATCATCATGTAGCTATAGGCTTAGCAGGAGATATTTTAAAGGATTTTGAGATACCCCATAGCCAGAAAGGGTTTAGGTATTTCTTTAATCAAATAACATCTTTTGTACAAGCTTATGAAGTATCAGACATAGTTGTTGGTATGGAGGGGACTAATGGCCATGCTCGGCCATTAGATCAAATGGTTAAAGATAAAGGGTACATGTTACTAAATGTTAATAACCTAAAGTTTGCCCGTTTTAAAGAAATCTTCGCTACACCAGAGAAAAATGACCGCATGGATGCAAGACAAATAGTCACCCTTATGATGATGGCCCCAATGATGGAACAAGGCAAGGAAGTGCTTCAAGAAGTGCATAACACATCTGAGATTGAAACTAAATTAAAACGTATTAGTCGCCGTCGCCATCAGATAGTTAAAGAAAAAGTTATAATACAAAATAGAATGCAAGCAGATCTGCAATCTGTATGCCCAGGTTTTTTGAAAATGTTTGCATCTGTGGATGCCTTTTATGTACTGCGCTTTTTGAGCTGTCGTCCGGACTTGCGTAAGTTAAAAAGACTTAGATTACCGACAATACTCAAGATTCAAGGTGTTGGTAAAGGACATGCTAAAAAGTTACAAAGGTGGCAAGAGGAAGCTAGCTTTGGCTCAGAAGTAGAGTGGGTAGGCCCTATGATAGCAGAAGATGCTTCGCGCTTATTAGCCCTTAAAGAAAGGTTAATTGAATTAGAAAAACAAATCAAATCATTAGTTAGGCAGTCAAGATTGGGCTCTCTTATTCGAAGCATACCAGGCTTTGGCCCTATTTGTTCTGGAATAATAGCTGCAGAAATAGGTACAATTAGTAGGTTTGACTCTGAGGCTGGGTTAGCAATCTACCTAGGTATGGCTCCTCTTGACAATAGTTCTGGCCTATATGAAGGAACAAAATCACCTAAACAAGTTAACAAACATGCGAAAAAAGCTATGATGCAAGCACTGCAGCATCATGTGCGAAGGGTTGATGAATCTAAAGTTTACTTCCAAAAAAAATGTGATGAAGGCAAGAAATACAATCAAGCTCTGCGGTCCTTAGGACGGCATTTAACAAGAGTAATATGGAGTATGATCAAAAACAATAGAAAATATGAACGTCGTGAAAAAGAAACAAGTAAAGCTGCGTAATTTTTAAAAAACACTTTTTCTAAACTAAGGGAACTTATGTTCAACTATATCCATTTAAAAGAAAAAAAGTTAAAAATAAACATATTATAAAGAAACTTGACAAAACGTACGGGATGTTCAGGCTTTTGATATTTCAATACTCCTTAGCTATCTGCTGCGACACCTCTCTCATTAACATTTTCACTGAGTCTGATACATCCCCTTTCCCTCTTTTAACATTAGATATTACAGGTGAGGAAATCCCTAGCCTATTACTAATTTCAATGTTTGTTACAGTACTATATCTGGTGCTTAATAATATAATTGCTTTTCTAGCATCTACATAGCTTTGCTGTTTTGTTTTTTGGGCCAGTTCTTTTTTGCTAATGTCAACTTTCTCACAAACCATATCTATAATTCTATCTATATCAACCTCATTATCATCTGCGCTAGCAGCTACTTCTTGTTCAAACTCCTGTAGCATTAAATAAATTTCTTTTTCGTCAATTAAATATTCTTCAATCTTTAACGGTCCTTCATCCAAGTCCATAAACCTTTTATATTCTTTCAATCCTCTATTTATTTTGTTGCCACCTAAAATCTCAAGAATAAAAAGGACATCTACTATGGAAGCTTTATTTAGTTTCAGATAATCCCTATGGCTGCTCCACTTATAGTTAAAACCTTCCTTAAGGTTAGCCTTAACAGGGTTATAGTGGATATATTTAATTAATTGTAGAAGATACGAGTCTCTGTCACATAGTAGCGCTTTATAACGCTGCTGAAAAACGTGACCTGTGCGATTATACCTTTTATTAAACCATTGGGTATAGCTTTGCTGAATACCTTGCATGATTTTTGATAATCGAGTATTGCCTGTTTCGATTAACATATGAGCGTGATTATCCATTATGCAATAAGCATACAGGTTAAAGCTATATCGCTTTTTATACTTGCTAATCAACGCAATATAATAAGACTTATCTACATCCTTACTAAAGATGGTTTCCCCATTGTTGCCCCTACACATAACATGGTAGAGTGCACCAGGATATTCTACTCTAGGTTTTCTTGCCATAAGATCACCCTTAACTCTTAATATAGTGTTATGTGAATGTTTCGACAGTTGTTTGGAAATTCCTTTTTTTATTAACAAAACCCACCCTAAAATTAAGGTGGGTTAGGAGTATTGAAATATCAAAAGCCTGAACATCCCGTACGTTTTGTCAAGTTTCTTTATAATATGTTTATTTTTAACTTTTTTTCTTTTAAATGGATATAGTTGAACATAAGTTCCCTTAGTTTAGAAAAAGTGCTTTTTAAAAATTACGCAGCTTTACTTGTTTCTTTTTCACGACGTTCATATTTTCTATTGTTTTTGATCATA from Proteinivorax hydrogeniformans harbors:
- a CDS encoding IS110 family transposase; this encodes MMQGQQMIVGVDVGYYNHHVAIGLAGDILKDFEIPHSQKGFRYFFNQITSFVQAYEVSDIVVGMEGTNGHARPLDQMVKDKGYMLLNVNNLKFARFKEIFATPEKNDRMDARQIVTLMMMAPMMEQGKEVLQEVHNTSEIETKLKRISRRRHQIVKEKVIIQNRMQADLQSVCPGFLKMFASVDAFYVLRFLSCRPDLRKLKRLRLPTILKIQGVGKGHAKKLQRWQEEASFGSEVEWVGPMIAEDASRLLALKERLIELEKQIKSLVRQSRLGSLIRSIPGFGPICSGIIAAEIGTISRFDSEAGLAIYLGMAPLDNSSGLYEGTKSPKQVNKHAKKAMMQALQHHVRRVDESKVYFQKKCDEGKKYNQALRSLGRHLTRVIWSMIKNNRKYERREKETSKAA
- a CDS encoding transposase, whose translation is MARKPRVEYPGALYHVMCRGNNGETIFSKDVDKSYYIALISKYKKRYSFNLYAYCIMDNHAHMLIETGNTRLSKIMQGIQQSYTQWFNKRYNRTGHVFQQRYKALLCDRDSYLLQLIKYIHYNPVKANLKEGFNYKWSSHRDYLKLNKASIVDVLFILEILGGNKINRGLKEYKRFMDLDEGPLKIEEYLIDEKEIYLMLQEFEQEVAASADDNEVDIDRIIDMVCEKVDISKKELAQKTKQQSYVDARKAIILLSTRYSTVTNIEISNRLGISSPVISNVKRGKGDVSDSVKMLMREVSQQIAKEY